The following proteins are co-located in the Leptospira weilii genome:
- the sufU gene encoding Fe-S cluster assembly sulfur transfer protein SufU — MSLSDSLYKEVILDHYQNPRFRGKLEPADLSEHGINPLCGDELELTINLDGDKIADVRVTGKGCSISQASGSMMAESIRGKTISEAENILSRFKNMFLEDKDPKFEEELEDLESMESVKKIPARIKCAVLPWNTLERALSQIEK; from the coding sequence GTGTCCTTAAGCGATAGTCTTTATAAAGAAGTTATACTCGATCACTATCAAAATCCGAGATTTCGAGGCAAACTCGAACCTGCGGATCTATCGGAGCATGGGATCAATCCTCTCTGCGGGGACGAACTCGAACTTACGATCAATCTTGACGGAGATAAAATCGCGGACGTTCGTGTGACTGGAAAGGGATGTTCGATTTCTCAAGCCTCCGGTTCCATGATGGCCGAATCGATTCGGGGAAAGACGATTTCCGAAGCGGAAAATATTCTTTCCCGTTTTAAGAATATGTTTTTGGAAGACAAAGATCCTAAGTTTGAGGAAGAATTGGAAGACCTGGAATCGATGGAGTCCGTGAAAAAAATTCCCGCGAGAATCAAATGTGCGGTTCTTCCCTGGAATACTCTGGAAAGAGCGCTCTCTCAAATCGAAAAGTAG
- a CDS encoding TauD/TfdA family dioxygenase gives MAAKTFSKVKSKTHSKAKTKAVSVKKAKPKVAFALSKGFIDFKNPLPVVYQPDSEEQKGKQNLIQWIKSNKRALTDDLKEYGAVLFRGFDVSSPQDFEDVIINVDSNLKNNYLGTSPRNQVTQYAFTATELPPAYPIMQHAEMSFLDSPPKKLFFYCKKAPETFGETPITDLRKVLNEVPDFIREKFEKKKVRYSRVYDGPSNRSRFQFWRTKRWDEMFQTKDREKVEEISKKQNFKVEWFGKDSLRLINTTLAIRKHPEFKSLAWHNHSQVFHIDAARKEYWRIFARQKTIRSFLVGITLEILTFIKKITTKKEYLDTHCTYGDGQEISGPELKRIQDAFWNNISLFSWREGDVLIIDNYSVSHGRHPFTGPREIFVAWAD, from the coding sequence ATGGCAGCTAAAACTTTTTCTAAGGTAAAAAGCAAAACACATTCTAAAGCAAAGACAAAAGCCGTTTCCGTAAAAAAGGCAAAACCGAAAGTTGCTTTTGCCTTATCAAAGGGATTCATCGATTTTAAAAATCCTCTTCCCGTAGTTTATCAGCCGGATTCTGAGGAACAAAAAGGTAAACAAAATCTGATCCAATGGATCAAAAGTAACAAACGTGCGTTAACCGATGATCTCAAAGAATACGGAGCCGTTCTTTTTAGAGGATTTGATGTGTCTTCTCCTCAGGATTTTGAAGATGTGATTATTAATGTGGATTCCAATCTAAAGAACAATTATCTCGGAACGTCTCCAAGAAATCAGGTGACTCAGTATGCGTTTACCGCAACGGAACTTCCGCCCGCATATCCGATCATGCAACACGCGGAGATGAGCTTTCTGGATTCTCCTCCTAAAAAACTTTTCTTTTATTGTAAAAAAGCTCCGGAAACGTTCGGAGAAACTCCCATCACCGACCTCAGAAAGGTTTTGAATGAAGTTCCGGACTTTATTCGTGAAAAATTCGAGAAAAAAAAAGTTCGTTATTCCAGAGTTTATGACGGTCCTTCGAATCGATCCCGTTTTCAATTTTGGAGAACAAAACGTTGGGACGAGATGTTTCAAACGAAAGATAGAGAAAAGGTGGAAGAGATTTCTAAAAAACAAAACTTTAAGGTGGAATGGTTCGGCAAGGATAGTTTAAGATTGATCAACACTACATTAGCGATTCGTAAACATCCGGAATTCAAATCGTTAGCTTGGCATAATCACTCTCAAGTGTTTCACATCGACGCGGCTCGTAAGGAATATTGGAGAATCTTCGCTCGCCAAAAAACGATTCGTAGCTTTTTAGTAGGAATCACACTTGAAATTCTTACTTTTATCAAGAAAATCACGACTAAAAAAGAGTACTTAGACACGCACTGCACTTACGGCGACGGTCAAGAAATTTCAGGACCGGAACTGAAACGAATCCAAGACGCGTTTTGGAACAATATCTCTCTTTTTTCTTGGCGAGAGGGAGATGTGCTCATAATCGATAATTATTCGGTTTCTCACGGACGGCATCCGTTTACCGGTCCGAGGGAGATTTTTGTGGCTTGGGCGGATTAA
- a CDS encoding non-heme iron oxygenase ferredoxin subunit — MSFRKLANLSEVENGKVKVVETRYNRIGITSLDGNLYAFEDVCTHDGEAISEGKLCGDVITCPRHEARFSVKTGKALCMPAVEDLPVYPVRIVGDSVEVDLED, encoded by the coding sequence ATGAGCTTTCGTAAACTCGCAAATCTGTCCGAAGTCGAAAACGGGAAAGTCAAAGTGGTTGAAACCAGATATAATAGGATCGGGATCACGAGTTTGGACGGTAACCTTTACGCATTTGAAGACGTCTGTACACACGACGGAGAGGCTATATCCGAAGGGAAATTGTGTGGAGACGTAATCACCTGCCCGAGGCATGAGGCGCGGTTTTCCGTCAAAACCGGAAAGGCCCTTTGTATGCCCGCGGTGGAGGATCTTCCCGTTTATCCCGTGAGAATCGTAGGTGACTCCGTCGAAGTGGATTTGGAGGATTGA
- a CDS encoding Rpn family recombination-promoting nuclease/putative transposase, protein MLCRIPNGIDRENDGPKITDDRSTQSSRSIVRETFQDKKEAAIFFKNTLPPEVVKLLDLENLELSESSFISEELKQEQTDLLFQIPLKSGNKLNVYLLFEHKSYLENAIYIQLLGYLTEIYRNQQRNEESLSVVIPFVFYHGEKEWKLGDRFLDQFVLTSQEAEILKDFIPDFRIDLFDLKGIELKEKLESITFQVTLGVVQKIREGDLEFISHLPGLFSLLLGIEEESKRVAILRKLLLYIYWVRDLKPSELKGVLQRSKLEQYEELTVTTAERLISEGIQQGIEKGVQQGKIEGKIETARNMLSEDIQLNVVLRITGLSEQDLKNHGLI, encoded by the coding sequence ATACTATGCAGGATTCCAAATGGAATTGACCGAGAAAACGATGGCCCAAAAATAACGGATGACCGAAGTACACAATCCTCACGATCGATTGTCCGAGAAACCTTTCAGGACAAAAAAGAAGCGGCTATTTTTTTCAAAAACACGTTACCGCCGGAAGTGGTCAAATTACTCGACTTGGAAAACTTGGAATTGTCCGAATCGAGTTTTATATCCGAAGAACTAAAACAAGAACAAACGGATTTACTGTTTCAAATTCCGCTCAAGTCCGGAAACAAGTTGAACGTCTATTTACTTTTCGAGCACAAAAGTTATTTAGAGAACGCCATATATATTCAACTACTTGGATATCTCACAGAAATCTATCGCAACCAACAAAGAAACGAGGAGTCTCTTTCCGTAGTCATTCCGTTTGTGTTCTATCACGGGGAAAAGGAATGGAAATTGGGAGATCGATTTTTAGATCAGTTCGTATTAACAAGCCAAGAAGCGGAAATTCTCAAGGACTTCATCCCCGATTTTAGGATCGACTTGTTCGATTTGAAAGGAATAGAATTGAAGGAGAAATTGGAAAGTATCACTTTTCAAGTGACTCTGGGAGTGGTTCAAAAAATCCGTGAAGGAGATTTGGAATTCATTTCTCATTTACCGGGGTTATTTTCCCTATTACTTGGAATAGAGGAAGAATCGAAAAGAGTTGCAATCTTACGGAAACTGTTATTGTATATTTACTGGGTTCGAGATTTGAAGCCATCGGAATTGAAGGGAGTCCTTCAAAGATCTAAATTGGAACAATACGAGGAATTAACAGTGACTACGGCAGAGAGATTGATTTCAGAAGGAATACAACAAGGTATCGAGAAAGGGGTACAGCAGGGCAAGATTGAAGGCAAGATTGAAACGGCTCGAAATATGCTTTCTGAGGATATTCAGCTAAATGTAGTTCTTCGTATCACTGGCCTTTCCGAACAAGATTTAAAAAACCACGGATTGATTTAG
- a CDS encoding rhodanese-related sulfurtransferase gives MANRDDFQKNAQTKKRPLHNIYGKEILKKRLEAENFPRTTLSFYRYVILENVQELRNQLYVEWEALGVLGRIYVAREGINAQLSIPSHNLNSFKENLNSRIQFKDMPFKIAVKDDHRSFLKLDLKVRNKIVADGLNDDAFDVTNVGKHLSAEEFNHHMEDKNSIVIDVRNHYESEIGHFENAILPQSDTFREELQILLELLNGKEDQKILMYCTGGIRCEKASAWLKHHGFKDVNQLHGGIISYAHEISQKGLESKFRGKNFVFDGRLQETIGNEIISTCHQCGKKSDRHVNCANPGCHVLFIQCEGCLEKFEGCCTEECKTVLHLPKEKQKEIRKGKSNENRFFTKSKIRPKISELYQNRKPFETV, from the coding sequence ATGGCAAATCGGGACGATTTTCAAAAAAATGCCCAAACTAAAAAACGTCCTCTCCACAATATCTACGGAAAAGAGATTCTGAAAAAACGTCTCGAGGCCGAAAACTTTCCGAGAACAACTCTCTCCTTTTACCGCTATGTCATTTTAGAAAATGTACAAGAACTCAGGAATCAACTTTATGTGGAATGGGAAGCTCTCGGAGTTCTGGGAAGAATCTACGTAGCAAGAGAAGGAATCAACGCCCAACTTTCAATTCCTTCTCACAATCTGAATTCTTTTAAGGAGAATTTGAATTCCAGAATTCAATTCAAAGATATGCCTTTTAAAATCGCCGTGAAGGATGATCACAGGTCCTTTTTAAAACTCGATTTAAAAGTGCGGAATAAAATTGTCGCGGATGGATTGAATGACGACGCATTCGATGTGACTAATGTTGGAAAACATCTTTCCGCAGAAGAGTTCAATCATCATATGGAGGATAAAAATTCCATCGTAATCGACGTAAGAAATCATTACGAGAGTGAAATCGGTCATTTTGAAAACGCCATTCTTCCGCAATCCGACACCTTCCGGGAAGAGCTTCAAATCTTATTGGAACTACTAAACGGAAAAGAAGATCAGAAAATTCTAATGTATTGCACGGGGGGAATCCGTTGTGAAAAAGCAAGCGCTTGGCTCAAACATCACGGATTCAAGGACGTCAATCAACTTCACGGCGGAATCATCTCTTACGCGCATGAAATTTCTCAAAAAGGATTGGAATCCAAATTCAGAGGAAAAAATTTCGTATTCGACGGACGTCTTCAAGAAACGATCGGAAACGAAATAATTTCCACTTGTCATCAGTGCGGAAAGAAAAGCGATCGCCACGTAAACTGCGCAAATCCCGGATGCCATGTCCTTTTTATCCAGTGCGAAGGCTGTTTGGAAAAATTCGAAGGATGCTGCACGGAAGAATGCAAAACCGTTTTACATCTCCCGAAAGAAAAACAAAAGGAAATCCGAAAAGGAAAATCGAACGAAAATCGTTTCTTTACGAAGTCAAAAATCCGTCCGAAAATTTCGGAACTCTATCAGAATCGAAAGCCTTTCGAAACCGTCTAA
- a CDS encoding ABC-F family ATP-binding cassette domain-containing protein — MIKISGLNKAFTTKVLFDDLNLSINRGEKIGLVGRNGHGKSTLFQMILGNVEPDSGIISIPKGYKIGYLQQHLHFTKLTVLEECALGLPEGEEYETWRVEKILSGLGFSERDMERNPNEFSGGYQIRMNLAKLLVSAPDMLMLDEPNNYLDIVTIRWLEEFLREWEGEIILVTHDRGFMDAVVTHTIAIHRTKAIKVQGDTDKLYNQINQSEEIYEKTRLNEAKKRKQEEIFIAKFKAKASFASRTQSRVKKLEKQGEMKALEKIQDLELYFNSAPFAASQMLSAENLCFSYDGKGPYLIENFSIGVGNKERICIIGKNGKGKSTLLKILAGELEPSRGTIKKHPVLKEGYFGQTNKLNLNENSTVVEEIMISDQSCTEWQARTIAGGLMFSEDQALKKIKVLSGGEKSRVLLGKILVTPCHLLYLDEPTNHLDMQSCDSLIEAIDEFEGSVIMVTHDELHLRAVATKLIVFDNDTIRIFDGSYDDFLNEVGWSDEDY; from the coding sequence ATGATTAAAATATCCGGCCTAAACAAGGCCTTTACAACCAAAGTCCTTTTTGACGATTTAAATTTGAGCATCAATCGAGGAGAAAAGATCGGTCTGGTTGGTCGAAATGGTCACGGAAAATCCACACTCTTTCAGATGATTCTTGGAAACGTCGAACCTGATTCAGGTATAATTTCGATTCCTAAGGGTTATAAAATCGGCTATCTCCAACAACATCTTCATTTTACCAAACTTACGGTTTTGGAAGAATGTGCTCTTGGTCTTCCCGAAGGGGAAGAATACGAAACTTGGCGGGTTGAAAAAATTCTTTCCGGTTTAGGTTTTTCCGAACGGGACATGGAAAGAAATCCGAACGAATTTTCCGGAGGCTATCAGATCCGGATGAATCTCGCGAAACTTCTCGTTTCCGCTCCCGATATGTTGATGCTCGACGAGCCGAACAACTATCTCGATATTGTCACGATTCGTTGGCTCGAGGAATTTTTGCGAGAATGGGAAGGTGAAATCATATTAGTAACTCATGATAGAGGATTTATGGACGCCGTAGTCACGCATACGATTGCGATCCATAGAACTAAAGCGATCAAGGTCCAAGGCGATACGGATAAACTTTACAATCAGATCAATCAATCCGAAGAGATCTACGAGAAGACTCGCTTGAACGAGGCGAAAAAACGTAAACAAGAGGAGATATTTATCGCAAAGTTTAAAGCGAAAGCGAGTTTTGCTAGTCGAACTCAATCCAGAGTCAAAAAATTAGAAAAACAAGGCGAAATGAAAGCTTTGGAAAAAATTCAGGATTTGGAGTTGTATTTTAATAGCGCTCCTTTTGCTGCCAGTCAGATGTTGTCCGCGGAGAACCTTTGTTTTTCATACGATGGAAAGGGACCGTATCTCATCGAAAACTTTTCCATCGGTGTGGGAAATAAAGAAAGAATTTGTATTATCGGTAAGAACGGAAAAGGGAAATCCACTCTTCTTAAAATTCTCGCGGGGGAGCTCGAACCTTCCCGAGGAACGATCAAAAAACATCCGGTTTTAAAAGAAGGTTATTTCGGTCAGACAAACAAGCTCAATCTCAATGAAAATTCGACCGTGGTCGAAGAGATCATGATTTCCGATCAGTCTTGTACGGAATGGCAGGCGAGAACGATTGCGGGCGGTCTGATGTTTTCCGAAGATCAAGCTCTTAAAAAAATCAAAGTCCTTTCCGGCGGTGAAAAAAGTAGAGTACTTCTCGGGAAAATTCTTGTGACCCCTTGTCATCTTTTGTATCTCGACGAGCCGACAAATCACTTGGATATGCAGTCTTGCGATTCTCTTATCGAAGCGATTGATGAATTTGAGGGTTCAGTCATCATGGTTACTCACGACGAACTTCATTTGCGTGCCGTTGCGACAAAGTTGATTGTATTCGATAACGATACGATTCGAATTTTCGACGGTTCCTATGATGACTTTCTAAACGAAGTGGGTTGGTCGGACGAAGATTATTAA
- the trpS gene encoding tryptophan--tRNA ligase, whose translation MRILTGVQPSGKLHLGNFFSVIRKLKEYQNSADLFCFIADLHSLTTFSSKEKQKENTFNAVCDFLALGIDPDRCTFWLQSGVPEVTELTWYLSHSITVNQLNLAHSYKDKVAKGFSPGGGLFFYPVLMAADILGFDSDRVPVGKDQKQHLEFARDIASNFNREIGPVFKIPEPEIDETTALVPGTDGQKMSKSYGNTINFFDSEKELKKSIMSITTDSAGIDEVKDPFKSNIYAIHSLFLDEKGKEALKQKFLIPGTGYGDLKKQLLQDTLDYFAPFRKEREKIGEDKSFVETALKKGQEKARNTIANVLDRARKELGIYRF comes from the coding sequence ATGAGGATTCTCACAGGAGTCCAACCCTCCGGTAAACTTCATTTAGGAAATTTTTTCTCCGTCATTCGAAAGCTCAAAGAATATCAGAATTCGGCGGACTTATTTTGTTTCATTGCAGACCTGCATTCTTTAACTACGTTCTCTTCGAAAGAAAAACAAAAAGAAAATACATTCAACGCGGTCTGCGATTTTTTAGCGCTGGGAATCGATCCAGATCGATGTACGTTTTGGCTGCAATCTGGAGTTCCAGAGGTCACCGAACTAACTTGGTATTTAAGTCATTCGATCACAGTCAATCAGTTGAACTTGGCACATTCTTACAAAGACAAGGTTGCAAAAGGTTTTAGTCCCGGCGGAGGACTTTTTTTCTATCCGGTTTTGATGGCGGCGGATATTCTCGGTTTCGACAGCGATCGGGTCCCTGTCGGTAAAGACCAAAAACAGCATTTGGAATTTGCAAGAGATATCGCTTCGAATTTCAATCGGGAAATCGGTCCCGTTTTTAAAATCCCCGAACCGGAAATCGACGAAACAACGGCTTTGGTTCCCGGTACGGACGGACAGAAAATGTCTAAGTCTTACGGAAACACGATTAACTTTTTCGATTCCGAAAAGGAACTTAAGAAATCCATAATGTCTATCACAACCGACTCCGCGGGAATCGACGAGGTCAAAGATCCTTTCAAAAGTAATATTTATGCGATTCATTCTTTGTTTTTAGACGAAAAAGGAAAAGAAGCCCTCAAACAGAAGTTCTTAATTCCCGGAACCGGATACGGAGATCTTAAAAAACAACTTTTACAGGATACCTTGGATTACTTTGCTCCTTTTCGCAAAGAACGGGAAAAAATCGGGGAAGATAAATCTTTCGTGGAAACGGCTCTCAAAAAAGGACAAGAAAAAGCTCGAAATACGATCGCAAACGTCCTTGATCGAGCCCGCAAAGAATTGGGAATTTATCGGTTTTAA
- a CDS encoding metal-sulfur cluster assembly factor translates to MLEAPTNTLEEQIYEEVRKVEDPEIGISVAELGLIYRIKVEGSKAKIDMTYTSMACPAGPQMKQQIKDHALRVEGISDAEVEVVWVPKWDPREMATEEAKMDLGIFD, encoded by the coding sequence ATGTTAGAAGCTCCTACGAACACGTTGGAAGAACAGATCTACGAAGAAGTGAGAAAAGTGGAAGATCCCGAAATCGGAATTTCCGTCGCCGAGCTTGGACTCATTTATAGGATTAAGGTAGAAGGTTCCAAAGCGAAGATCGATATGACTTATACTTCGATGGCATGCCCTGCCGGTCCTCAAATGAAACAACAGATCAAGGATCATGCTCTTCGAGTGGAAGGAATCTCCGATGCTGAAGTGGAAGTTGTTTGGGTCCCTAAGTGGGACCCGAGAGAAATGGCCACGGAAGAAGCCAAAATGGATCTGGGGATTTTTGACTGA
- the sufD gene encoding Fe-S cluster assembly protein SufD: MSLATQFENLLSRSGEPQALKDFRAKVFEKFRTLKIPGSENESWRKIPLSNFHPEEFTETPDINAVSWKVPDGVKLRRTDSLSGKELEFFLNNLESIFQKRNEEWFTLYSLSNFTHGIYLEVENDLILKEEVEIKFRLEKENKILPILVVKIGNHSKAFIAERYECPEEKDFKLLQGLTVIYAGAGSRVSYVGIESFGSSVFHFQNLFSDQKEDSDVRIAKVTPGGYKGKNLIGVELSGKGARARVIGLAPMAAREFQDSEVKIVHKESHTESSILYRGAFKDRAHHIFTGNLHIPNSCRDVNAIQVNNNLLLGRFARAESIPKLEVYAENVKCEHGATVGEIDEEQLFYLASRGIDEDEARRMIVDGFLGQVIGEIESDSIREELFELIARKVEGPV; the protein is encoded by the coding sequence ATGTCTTTAGCAACTCAGTTTGAAAATCTGCTTTCCCGTAGCGGAGAACCTCAGGCTTTGAAAGATTTTCGCGCTAAGGTCTTTGAGAAATTCCGAACTCTGAAAATTCCGGGATCGGAAAACGAATCCTGGAGAAAAATTCCGCTTTCTAATTTTCATCCGGAAGAATTTACCGAAACTCCCGACATAAACGCGGTTTCTTGGAAGGTTCCCGATGGCGTCAAACTTCGAAGAACGGATTCTCTTTCCGGAAAAGAACTCGAATTTTTTTTAAACAACCTTGAAAGTATATTCCAAAAACGGAATGAAGAATGGTTTACGCTTTACAGCCTTTCCAATTTTACCCACGGAATTTACCTCGAAGTGGAAAACGACCTCATTCTCAAGGAAGAAGTCGAAATCAAGTTTCGACTTGAAAAGGAAAATAAAATTCTCCCTATCCTTGTTGTAAAAATCGGAAATCACAGCAAGGCGTTTATCGCCGAACGGTACGAATGTCCGGAAGAGAAAGACTTCAAACTCCTCCAAGGTCTTACCGTGATTTACGCGGGAGCCGGATCTAGAGTTTCCTATGTCGGAATCGAATCCTTCGGTTCTTCCGTATTCCATTTTCAGAATTTGTTCTCCGATCAAAAAGAGGACTCGGACGTTAGGATCGCAAAGGTGACGCCCGGCGGATATAAGGGCAAAAATCTTATAGGCGTCGAACTTTCCGGAAAGGGTGCGAGAGCGAGAGTGATCGGTTTGGCCCCGATGGCGGCGAGAGAATTCCAGGATTCCGAAGTGAAGATCGTTCACAAGGAAAGTCATACGGAAAGCTCGATTCTTTACAGAGGCGCCTTTAAGGATAGGGCTCATCATATTTTTACCGGAAATCTTCACATTCCAAATTCCTGCAGGGATGTGAATGCGATTCAGGTCAACAACAACCTTCTTTTGGGCCGCTTTGCAAGAGCCGAGTCGATTCCGAAGCTCGAAGTATATGCGGAAAACGTAAAGTGTGAACATGGGGCCACGGTGGGAGAGATCGACGAAGAACAGTTGTTTTATCTAGCCTCTCGGGGAATCGACGAAGACGAAGCCAGACGTATGATCGTGGACGGGTTTTTGGGCCAAGTGATCGGTGAAATCGAATCGGATTCCATCCGAGAAGAACTGTTCGAACTCATCGCCCGTAAGGTGGAGGGTCCGGTATGA
- a CDS encoding cysteine desulfurase: MNFSAERIRTDFPILGTMMNGKPLVFLDSAASSQKPFTVIDRIEKYYREENANIHRGIYYLSQKATEKYELGRIRISRFIGAQCAKVCIFTRNATESINLVAQTWGRVQVKEGDEIVINELEHHSNIVPWQMLAQEKKAVLKFIPLNEDSTLDLSNLNEIITTKTKLVAVAQMSNVTGTIHDLAPIQKRAKEVGAKVLVDGAQGVCHLPVNMKEMDYDFYVFSAHKMLGPTGVGVLYAKEEILEEMPPWMGGGDMIAHVYKERSTYAELPSKLEAGTPNIAGVIGFESAIEYLETIGMQEVRNHEVELLTYALDRLDDFGGLELYGTRDLSKRGGVISFNFPGVHPHDVGTILDEEGIAIRVGHHCAQPFMAFKNIPGTCRASLYLYNTKGDIDRLIEGLIKVKEIFSRVLKR; the protein is encoded by the coding sequence ATGAATTTCTCAGCCGAAAGAATCAGGACCGATTTCCCGATTTTGGGAACAATGATGAACGGGAAACCGCTCGTTTTTTTGGACAGCGCGGCTAGCTCTCAAAAACCCTTTACGGTCATCGATAGAATCGAAAAATATTATAGAGAAGAAAACGCAAACATACATCGCGGGATTTATTATCTTTCTCAAAAAGCCACGGAAAAATACGAGCTCGGTAGAATTCGTATTTCCCGATTTATCGGAGCCCAATGCGCCAAGGTTTGCATCTTTACGAGAAACGCAACCGAGTCGATCAACTTAGTCGCTCAGACTTGGGGAAGGGTTCAAGTCAAAGAAGGGGACGAGATCGTAATCAACGAACTCGAACACCATTCCAACATTGTACCTTGGCAAATGCTCGCTCAGGAAAAAAAAGCGGTATTGAAATTCATTCCTTTGAACGAAGACAGTACTTTGGATCTGAGTAATTTGAACGAGATTATTACGACTAAGACAAAGTTAGTCGCCGTTGCTCAGATGTCGAACGTGACCGGAACGATTCACGATCTCGCTCCGATTCAGAAAAGGGCGAAAGAAGTAGGGGCCAAGGTTCTTGTGGACGGTGCTCAGGGGGTTTGTCATCTCCCGGTCAATATGAAGGAAATGGATTATGATTTCTACGTATTCTCCGCGCATAAGATGCTCGGTCCGACCGGAGTCGGAGTTCTTTACGCAAAAGAAGAAATTTTAGAAGAGATGCCTCCTTGGATGGGCGGAGGGGATATGATCGCTCACGTTTATAAGGAAAGATCCACGTATGCGGAGCTTCCTTCCAAACTCGAAGCGGGAACTCCTAACATCGCGGGAGTGATCGGTTTCGAGTCTGCGATCGAATACCTCGAAACGATCGGAATGCAGGAAGTGAGAAATCACGAAGTAGAGTTGTTGACTTACGCGCTCGATCGATTGGACGATTTCGGCGGGTTGGAGCTTTACGGAACGAGAGATTTATCCAAAAGAGGAGGAGTGATTTCCTTCAACTTTCCGGGAGTGCACCCGCACGACGTCGGAACTATTTTGGACGAAGAGGGAATCGCGATCCGAGTCGGACATCACTGCGCGCAGCCGTTTATGGCGTTTAAGAACATACCGGGAACTTGTCGTGCGAGTCTCTATCTTTACAATACAAAAGGCGACATTGATCGATTGATTGAGGGTCTAATTAAGGTAAAGGAGATATTCTCCCGTGTCCTTAAGCGATAG
- a CDS encoding bile acid:sodium symporter family protein, with the protein MSELDAVRINFNESGLVFLNLLLGLIMYGIALELKLEDFKLLFDKPRASITGILSQFILFPFATYLLLWILNPPSGVALGMLLVAACPGGNISNFITLLAKGNTALSISLTAFSSVLAIFATPFNFFFWGNLYPPVQAALKEITLNPWDVFKAILIILVIPIFLGILTKRYLPKSATKLAKPLKVLSGFIFIAFLLIALLANYQIFLKVIHRVFLYVFLMNTTGFLLGYYFAKLIRLDERDARCISIETGIQNSGLGLVLIFAFFGGQGSMAIIAAVWGIWHGLAGVSLAWFWSRREIPL; encoded by the coding sequence ATGTCAGAATTAGATGCAGTTCGAATTAATTTCAACGAAAGCGGTTTAGTTTTTTTAAATTTGCTTTTAGGGTTGATTATGTATGGGATCGCCTTGGAACTTAAATTAGAGGATTTTAAATTACTCTTCGATAAACCCAGAGCGTCCATTACCGGTATCTTGTCGCAATTTATTCTTTTCCCGTTTGCGACTTATCTTCTTCTTTGGATTTTAAATCCACCTTCGGGAGTCGCGCTTGGGATGCTTCTCGTTGCAGCTTGTCCCGGCGGAAATATTTCGAATTTTATCACTCTTCTTGCAAAAGGGAATACGGCTCTTTCGATTTCGCTTACCGCCTTTTCTTCGGTCCTCGCGATTTTTGCAACTCCGTTCAACTTTTTTTTCTGGGGAAATTTATATCCTCCTGTTCAAGCGGCTCTGAAAGAAATAACACTCAATCCTTGGGATGTCTTTAAAGCGATCTTAATCATTCTGGTGATTCCAATTTTTCTAGGTATTTTGACGAAGAGATATTTACCGAAAAGCGCGACAAAACTGGCGAAACCTCTCAAAGTTCTTTCTGGTTTTATCTTTATCGCGTTTTTATTGATCGCGCTCCTTGCCAATTATCAGATATTTTTGAAGGTGATTCACAGGGTATTTCTTTACGTTTTTCTAATGAATACTACCGGTTTCTTATTGGGGTATTACTTTGCGAAACTGATTCGTTTGGACGAAAGGGATGCCCGTTGTATTTCCATAGAGACCGGAATTCAAAATTCGGGATTGGGACTTGTTTTGATCTTCGCGTTTTTCGGAGGTCAGGGAAGTATGGCGATCATTGCGGCGGTTTGGGGAATTTGGCACGGGCTTGCTGGCGTAAGCCTCGCTTGGTTTTGGTCTAGAAGGGAAATTCCTCTTTAA